The proteins below come from a single Xenopus tropicalis strain Nigerian chromosome 9, UCB_Xtro_10.0, whole genome shotgun sequence genomic window:
- the sult1c2 gene encoding sulfotransferase family 1C member 2 isoform X1, producing the protein MAFEKNSALFQSFVMQRPQMGQVLGVPLDQNICDAWNDIWNFRAHPEDVLLASYPKAGITWMQEVVDMIYQEGDTNKCLRAPTYDRHPFLEAVPPKPVPSGLQLAEEMEPPRVLKTHLPIQLIPPSFWKQNCKVIYVARNAKDTLVSYFHFQRMTKGLPDPGTWDDYFMAFLSGTLPWGSWFDHVNGWWKAKDKHRVLYVFYEDMKKDLRLEIQRVESFLDKDLPEEVLEKICQHTTFQAMKENPMANYTTMPTTVMDQSVSPFMRKGIVGDWKNHFLVAQNELFDWEYKRRMDGTGLDFCTQI; encoded by the exons ATGGCCTTTGAGAAGAATTCAGCGCTTTTCCAGTCGTTTGTGATGCAGCGACCCCAGATGGGGCAGGTTCTGGGGGTTCCGCTGGATCAGAACATATGCGACGCCTGGAATGACATCTGGAATTTTCGCGCTCACCCTGAGGATGTTTTGTTGGCTTCATACCCCAAAGCAG GAATCACATGGATGCAGGAGGTGGTGGATATGATTTACCAGGAAGGGGACACAAACAAGTGCCTCAGAGCCCCCACTTATGACAGACACCCCTTCCTCGaagcagtgccccccaaaccgGTGCCATCAG GTCTGCAGTTAGCCGAAGAGATGGAACCCCCCCGGGTCCTTAAAACTCACCTTCCCATACAGCTGATCCCTCCATCATTTTGGAAGCAGAACTGTAAG GTGATATACGTTGCACGGAATGCGAAGGACACGCTGGTCTCATACTTTCACTTCCAGAGGATGACCAAAGGCCTCCCCGACCCGGGGACCTGGGACGATTACTTTATGGCATTCCTGTCTGGGACAC TTCCTTGGGGCAGTTGGTTTGACCATGTAAACGGCTGGTGGAAGGCAAAAGACAAGCATCGAGTCCTGTATGTATTTTATGAGGACATGAAGAAG GATCTGAGGCTTGAGATTCAGAGGGTCGAGAGTTTCCTGGATAAGGATCTCCCTGAAGAGGTTCTGGAGAAGATCTGCCAGCACACAACCTTCCAGGCCATGAAGGAGAACCCAATGGCTAATTACACCACCATGCCCACCACTGTGATGGACCAATCTGTCTCCCCTTTCATGCGGAAAG GGATTGTCGGGGACTGGAAGAACCACTTCCTGGTGGCCCAGAATGAATTGTTTGACTGGGAATATAAACGGAGAATGGACGGAACTGGCCTGGATTTCTGCACCCAGATCTGA
- the sult1c2 gene encoding sulfotransferase family 1C member 2 (The RefSeq protein has 1 substitution compared to this genomic sequence): MAFEKNSALFQSFVMQRPQMGQVLGVPLDQNICDAWNDIWNFRAHPEDVLLASYPKAGITWMQEVVDMIYQEGDTNKCLRAPTYDRHPFLEAVPPKPVPSGLQLAEEMEPPRVLKTHLPIQLIPPSFWKQNCKVIYVARNAKDSLVSYFHFQRMTKGLPDPGTWDDYFMAFLSGTLPWGSWFDHVNGWWKAKDKHRVLYVFYEDMKKDLRLEIQRVESFLDKDLPEEVLEKICQHTTFQAMKENPMANYTTMPTTVMDQSVSPFMRKGIVGDWKNHFLVAQNELFDWEYKRRMDGTGLDFCTQI, encoded by the exons ATGGCCTTTGAGAAGAATTCAGCGCTTTTCCAGTCGTTTGTGATGCAGCGACCCCAGATGGGGCAGGTTCTGGGGGTTCCGCTGGATCAGAACATATGCGACGCCTGGAATGACATCTGGAATTTTCGCGCTCACCCTGAGGATGTTTTGTTGGCTTCATACCCCAAAGCAG GAATCACATGGATGCAGGAGGTGGTGGATATGATTTACCAGGAAGGGGACACAAACAAGTGCCTCAGAGCCCCCACTTATGACAGACACCCCTTCCTCGaagcagtgccccccaaaccgGTGCCATCAG GTCTGCAGTTAGCCGAAGAGATGGAACCCCCCCGGGTCCTTAAAACTCACCTTCCCATACAGCTGATCCCTCCATCATTTTGGAAGCAGAACTGTAAG GTGATATACGTTGCACGGAATGCGAAGGACACGCTGGTCTCATACTTTCACTTCCAGAGGATGACCAAAGGCCTCCCCGACCCGGGGACCTGGGACGATTACTTTATGGCATTCCTGTCTGGGACAC TTCCTTGGGGCAGTTGGTTTGACCATGTAAACGGCTGGTGGAAGGCAAAAGACAAGCATCGAGTCCTGTATGTATTTTATGAGGACATGAAGAAG GATCTGAGGCTTGAGATTCAGAGGGTCGAGAGTTTCCTGGATAAGGATCTCCCTGAAGAGGTTCTGGAGAAGATCTGCCAGCACACAACCTTCCAGGCCATGAAGGAGAACCCAATGGCTAATTACACCACCATGCCCACCACTGTGATGGACCAATCTGTCTCCCCTTTCATGCGGAAAG GGATTGTCGGGGACTGGAAGAACCACTTCCTGGTGGCCCAGAATGAATTGTTTGACTGGGAATATAAACGGAGAATGGACGGAACTGGCCTGGATTTCTGCACCCAGATCTGA